The sequence CAAAAAAAGAAGAGAGGCGTGTACTAGGGGGAGGGAAGTAAAAAAAAGAGGATTCATGCCCTCCTTTGCAAAAGCAAAGAGGTGTGAATAGAGGCGAGTGTTGGCTAAAGCGACAAATAAGAGAGTGGAGAGAATGAGCAGTTTTCCTGAGCTAAGCGAGGGGCGAAGGAGCATGAAAAAATCCTTTTGGACATAGTTTGGGGAGATTTTAGAAAAGAGAAATGTTAGAGTGATGAATGAAAAATGAACATTTGTTCATCTTGATTTAGTGGAGTTTGTTTAAGATTTTTAAAGGATTCTTCGTATAGAATTCCGCCTCTGACGCACTTAAGGGCTCATTGGAACTATTACATTGTCTTTTAAGGTTTCAGTCGGTACAATCACACTTCTTTTTCATGCGGGAATGGCGAAATTGGCAGACGCACCAGACTTAGGATCTGGCGCCTCACGGCGTGGAGGTTCAAGTCCTCTTTCCCGCACCACCGAGCTTCTTAGCCTTCTATATTGAAAATATCCAAACGCTTTCTATCCGCTAAATCTATACCACCAAACCATTCACTTCTCTTGATTTTTTATCCTATTTCTCTAGGTCTATTGCTTTATCTCACCCTTTAGAATCGGGACAGATTCAAAAAGAATCATGCTTTTAGTGCTGCTTATCAGCGTTTGGAAGGTCGGCTCAAGAAGTTGAAGCGCCAGATGGGCTGGCCAGCACAAAGAAATCAAGAAGTAGAGTCGTTTCACTTTTTCACTTTTTAATCTATTCTTTGATTATCTTTTTAGAATCGACTCTTATTTTTATACTAGGCATGTTAATCTTTTTTTAGAATCTAAACACCCTAGGAAACCCTATGAAGCTGACGATATCTCGCAAGATCACTCTTGCTACGGCACTCTTTGTTTTGATCTCAACTCTATTTTATGTCTTCTTTATCTACCACACACAAAAAGAGACTTTTCTTGAGGAGACACGATTTAAGTTGCGTCTTGGCGCTGAGGCGGCGAATGCGATTTTGCAGCAAGATTTTGTCGATCGCTACACGAAAGAGAATCCTCCTAGTGAATTAGAGCATGAGGCATGGGTGAGGCGACTCAGCCAGTATGCCAATGAGAGCGGATTCTCCTATGTTTATCTTATGGTCAAAGAGGGGGAGGAGATTCGCACTCAAATCTCTAGCGCGACCCCTGAAGAGCTTGAGCAAAAAGAGTGGGATGAGTTCTATAAACTCTATGAGGCGAGCGACAAAGTACGGGCTGGATTCAAAGAAGAAGGAAGTTTTTATGAGGAAACAGAGGATTCTTATGGGAATTTTCTCTCTTATCTAGTGGTCAAAAAGAGCCCCCAGGGAAAACGCTACATGGTGGGATGTGATATTCAGGTGGATATGGTTGAAGCGGCTTTGCGTTCGATTCTTTTCAAAGCGCTTGGGATGGGGGTGATGATCGTAGCGGTTGCGATGATCGCAGCGATGCTGGCGGGGAAGATGATCGCGAAAAACTTTGAGCGAATCAGCCAGTTCATCAATGAGATCACTCGAGAAAAGAATCTCGCCTCTTCAATCAAGATCGATTCCACGGATGAGGCAAATCAGATTGCCCAAGACATCAATCACCTGCTTCTCTCCATGACAGAGACTTTGAGGCAGAGCCAAGAGTTTCTCTCTCGAAGTAGCGAAAAGGCCACCCATCTCAATCAGGCTTCGGGCGAGATTGTGGTTTATGCCAAAGAGGAGCTCGAATCGGCCACTGCCTCTTCTTTGGCCATGAAGTATGTGGATGGATTGGCGCAAAGGTCGATTCGCTCCATGGAGGGGGTCGTGGGAGAGTTCACGATGGCCAACGAGAAACTATCCCAAAGCGAAGATTCCATCGCGAGTCTTGCTGAGCAGAGTGCCCAAGGGGCGGAGAGAGAACGCGAGCTGGCTAAAAGCCTTGATCAGCTCTCTAGCGAAATTTCACGAACGGTGGGGTTGCTCTCAGCCATCGGAGATATTGCTGATCAGACCAATCTTCTAGCGCTCAATGCCGCGATTGAGGCGGCTAGGGCAGGCGAACATGGGAGAGGCTTTGCAGTCGTAGCGGATGAGGTGAGAAAGCTCGCCGAACACACACAAAAAACACTAGGCGAGATCAATAGCACCATCCAAAGTGTCACAGGTGCAATCACTCACCAAAGTGCCTTGACGACCAAAAGCGCTCAAGAGATTCTCAGGCTTTCGCAAGCGGCGAGTGAGGTGAGGCGGGTCGTCTCCGAATCGTCTGAGGCGATGAGAGGAGCGGGTAGGCAGATGGAGGCCTACAAAGGAGAATCGCAACAGATCACACTAAGCATGGCGGAGGCTTTGGAGCATTCGACTCAAATCTCTCAAAAGGCTCAAGAGACCACCACTCACGCACAGAGAATCGCCTCAGGGCTTGAAGAACTGACGCAGATTAATCACCAAACGATCGAGAGCTTTAGGCGATTTAAGATTTGACTTTGGCTTTTATCCTGCCACAAGGAAAGTATTACTAACATACTATTCATCACACAAATAAGAACAAGGAGATGGGGTATGAATTGGAAAGCCAAGGTAGCGGTATGGGCGATGCTCGGGAGTGTTCCTCTTTGGGCGCATTTTCAAATGGTGATTCCCTCTAGTGACATTCTTGAGGAGGGCAAGGGCAAACTTGGAGTGGAGGTGATGTTTGCTCATCCCTTTGAACAGAGCTACATGGAGATGAAAAAGCCTCAGGCTTTTGGCTATGTTCTAGAGGGCAAAAAGCACTCCCTATTAGAGAAACTCGCTCCTAAGAGCTTCGAAGGCAAAGGGGGCTTTAGTACAGAGCTTGAGATCAAAGAGGCAGGAACCTACCGATTCTACGTGGAGCCTATGCCCTATTTTGAGCCTGCGGAAAAGAAGTTTATCAAGCACCTCACGCAGGTCACCGTGGATGCCTTTGGGGCGGATGAGGGATGGGATAAACCTCTTGGGATGAAGGCAGAGATTGTTCCTTTGGCTCGCCCCTATGGTCTTTATGCGGGAAATCTGTTCCAAGGGCAGGTGCTCTTTAAAGGCAAACCTGTGGCAGGAGCCGAGGTCGAGGTGGAGCTCTATAACACCAAAGGCTACAAAGCCCCTAGCGAATCACACATCACTCAAGTGGTCAAGGCAGACAAAAACGGAATCTTCACCTATGCGATGCCTGTAGCGGGATGGTGGGGATTTAGTGCGCTTTTAGAAGATGATGTCAAGCTTAAGCATAGCGACGGCAAAGAGTATCCCGTGGAGCTTGGAGCGGTTATCTGGGTGAAAGCCTACGAGCTAAAATAGTGCATATCTCCGAAGGTGTCCTCAGCGCCCCCTTACTAGTGGGGGGCTGGGCGCTTAGCGCCCCTTTTGTGGTTTACGCTCTCAAAACGCTTGAAGCCCAAAAGATTCCTCTAGTGGCTTCTATGTCGGCCCTCTTTTTTGTCGGCTCCTTTATTCATATCCCCTTTGGCGTGACCAATATTCATCTGGTGCTCAGCGGAATCATTGGTGCAATGATTGGACTAGAGGCTTTTTTGGCGCTTTTGGTGGCGCTCTTTTTGCAGGCGATTCTCTTTGGCTATGGAGGCTTGGGGGTTCTTGGGGTGAATCTCTCCATTATGGCGCTTCCCGCTCTTTTGGCTAGAACTATTTTTCTCTACACTAGGCTCTATACAAGGCGAAGCTTGGGCTATTTTTTAGTTGGGTTTACTTCGATTCTCCTCTCTTCGATTCTTCTCTCCTTGGTGCTTTATATCGAGGGTGAAGGGTTTAAAAGTGCGGCTTTGGCAGTGTTTGCTCTCAATATTCCTTTAATGGGCATAGAGGGGTTCATCACCTACTTGGCCCTCTCCTTTTTGGAGCGCTACCGCCCCACACTTTTAGAGAGGATGGCGCGATGAGGGTTGCCCTTTGGTTTTTGCTTTTGGGCGTCTCTTTGGCGTGGGGGCATCGGCTCAATGTGCTGGTGGAAGAGGAGGGCGCGGAGCTGGTGGTTTGGGCCTATTTCAAAAAAGATTCGCCTTGTATGGAGTGTCAAGTGGTGCTCAAGAATGCCCAAGGCATGATTGAGCGTGAGCTTCTCACGGACGCTTTGGGCTATGCGCGGCTCACTCCTCTCTCTAGCGGAGCGCTAGAGTTGATCGTCAATGGAGGGGCGGGACATCAAAAGAGCGTCACCTTTAGCTATGCTCCCCCTCCCCAAGAAGCCCAAGAGCGCGAAGGGGTTTTGGGCGCGCCTTTGGTGCTAGTGCGACCCGAGGCGGAGGTCTCTTTGGGGGGAATCGCCCAGGGGATGGCTCTTTTGCTTCTCTTTTTTGGGGCGCTTTGGTGGGTTTATCGGGGGAGGCGGTGAACTCCTCTTCCCTGCGACTTCTCGCTCTTTTTTTCTACGCCCTTTCTTTGGCGCCTAGGGAGAGTTTTTATCTTTGGGATGGGTTGCCTTTGGTGTTAGCCCTAGCGGGGATGAGGTCTGGATGGTGGAGGCTTGGAGTGCGCTGGCTCAAGCTCAATCTCTTTTTGGCGCTTTTGGCACTCTCGCTCTTTTTGGCCAATGAGGGGATGGAGAAAATTCTTGTCATGCTCTTTCGTAGTAATCTTATTCTCCTCTTCACGCTTGCTCTTTTTGGAGAGAGGGATCGCTTTGAGGCGGTGCGGGCGATGGCGGAGTTGAGATTCCCTGCTAAGCTGGTCTCTCTTACCTTCTTCTGTGTGCGCTTTGTGGAGAGCTTCATTGTGGAGATTGCAGGGTGGAGAGAGAGGCTTAGGGCGCGAGGGGTGAGACTAGGGAGCAATCAAGCGACCTATAAAGGGTTTGGCTATCTGCTAGGAAGCCTGCTCTCTAAAGCGTTTGAGGAGAGTGACAACCTCGTGCTCACGCTGCGTGCACGGGGCTATCAAGGGGAAATTTTGCTCTCTTCCTCCTCCTTGGCCTCCTTTTTGGATAAGATTCTACTCCTATCTTCGATGGTGATTTGGATGGCGGGGTGGACTCTTTTATGTTGGTCTCTTTAGAACGGATTGCTTTTTCTCTTCCTGATTCTCCTCCTCTTTTTCAAAACCTCTCCCTAGGAATCGCCCCCAAGGATCGCTTGGCGATTCTAGGGAATAATGGGAGTGGTAAAAGCACCCTATTAAAAATCCTTGCAGGATTACTAGAGCCTACAGCAGGGCAAAGAGGCTCCAAAGAGGGGCTAAAAATCGGCTATCTTTTTCAAGATTCCAAAGATCAATTCATCGCCCCCACGGTGCTAGAGGATGTCGCTTTTTCGCTTTTTGCCCAAGGGGAGAGTCGTAATGGGGCGCTAGAGAGAGCCAAAGTGGAGCTAGAGAGGCTAGGGATTGGCTCTTTAGCGGAGCGTTCGCTCTACCACCTCTCGGGTGGAGAGAGGCGATTGGTCGCGCTAGCAGGAGTGTTGGCGGGGGATTATGATTTGTGGCTTTTGGATGAGCCGACCAATGAGATGGATGAAGTGCATCAAGCGAGAGTCGAAGAGATTCTTGCGACAAGCCTCGCGCCTTGGGTCATCATCACTCATGACTTATCACTCCCTCGCTCTCTTGGCGCCTCTATCTATCGCTTAGAGGGTGGAATCTTGCACAAGGAGGAATCGTGAGTGAATTTTGGCAAGGATGGTGGCTCATCGGGGCGATTCACCTCCTTGCAGCCGCTTCGCCAGGCCCCGATTTTCTCTTTGCCACGCGCCACACGTTGCGCTATGGGAGAGGGAGTGGCCTATGGTGTTCGTTTGGAATCACGCTGGGACTCTCTGTCCATCTTCTCTACTCCCTCTTGGGATTGGCCGCGTTGATTGCGGCTTCAGAAGGAATCATGAGCGCGATTCGCTATTTAGGGGGCGGCTATTTGATCTATTTGGGAATCAAAGGCGTGAGGGCGCGCTCGGTGAACTTTGAGCATGGCGTGGCGGAGAGTGCAAGCAAGCCCAAGCCGTGGAAGAGTGTCGCGCTTGGCTTTGGCTGCAACCTCTTTAACCCCAAAGCCCCTCTCTACTTCCTTTCGCTCTTTACCGTGGTGCTTTCTCCTTGCATGCCTCTTTCGTGGTGGCTAGGGTATGGAGTCTGGATCATGGGGCTACAAATGGGATGGTTTTCGCTTCTTGTTTATGGAATTTCGCACACGAAAGTGCGGAGGATGCTGGGACGCTTTGGGGGTTGGATCGAGCGACTTCTAGGGGGAGCGATGATTTTTTTGGGTCTAAAATTATGGGTAAGCCGTTGAAACTTTTTTAGGAGTATAATGCCCTTTTAGAGAAGTAGTTTCAAAAAGAAAGAGAGCATTAGAGATGAGAAGTTTTTGGGGCGAATTTGTGCCCAAGAGTTGGATTGTATGGAAAGAGGGCTACCCTAGAGCCCATTTTATGCCTGACCTCTTTGCAGGTCTCACAGTGGCGATTGTGGCACTCCCTTTGGCGATGGCTTTTGCGATTGCCAGTGGTGTAGAGCCTCAGCGAGGACTCTACACGGCGATTGTGGCGGGGATTCTTGTCTCGCTTTTTGGCGGGAGTCGAGTGCAAATTGGAGGACCCACAGGAGCCTTTGTCGTCATCATCTATGATATTGTGATGAGGCATGGCTATGAAGGGTTGGCGCTAGCAACGCTCATGGCGGGATTTTTTTTGATTCTTATGGGCTTTTTTCGCTTTGGGGCGATCATCAAATATATTCCCTATCCCGTCATCACTGGGTTCACTTCAGGGATTGCGCTCATCATCTTCACTTCGCAAATCAAGGATTTTTTGGGATTGCCCCTAGGGGTGTTGCCGAGTGATTTCTTGCAGAAATGGGCGCTTTATGCCAAAGAGATAGGCAATGTGAGCCTAGAGAGTTTGGCTGTAGGAGGGGTCTCTATCCTTCTTATCATCGGATGCAAGCGTTTTGCTCCGAAGATTCCAGGACCTATCGTGGCGGTGATTTTTGGGGCAGTGGCGGTGCAAATGCTCCATCTTCCTATCGAGACCATCGAATCGCGCTTTGGGATGATTCCCTCGACCTTGCCCACGCCAAGCCTCCCTGCATGGAGTTTTGAGCAGGCCAAGGCGCTTGTGCCTGATGCACTCACCATCGCGCTTCTTGCGGCTATTGAATCGCTTCTTTGTGCGGTGGTGGCGGATGGAATGACGGGCTATCGCCACCGCTCTAACACCGAGCTGATTGGTCAAGGAATCGCCAATCTCGGCTCGGTCTTTTTTGGCGGGATTCCCGCTACAGGGGCGATCGCTAGGACGGCCACAAGCATTAAATCAGGAGCGAAGAGCCCGCTAGCGGGAATTTTGCATGGAATCTTTGTCTGGCTTTTTATGTTTTTCTTAGCGAGCTTGATTGTGAAGATTCCTCTAGCGACTCTAGCGGGGATTTTGATCGTGGTGGCGTGGAATATGAGCGAGATAGAGCACTTTAGAGGATTGCTAAAGGCTCCTAGAAGTGATGTGGCGGTGCTTTTGTCCACCTTTTTATTGACGGTGCTCGTGGATTTGACGGTGGCGGTGCAGGTGGGCGTGGTGCTGGCGGCAATTCTTTTCATCAAGCGAATCTCTGAGGTCACCGAAATTAAAGAGCGCCGCTTGGATGAGGAGTGGAGCGGAGATGGATTAGAGGGGATGGATGACCCTGATGCCACCTCCAAAAAGGTCGTTCCTTTGGGCGTGGAGATCTATGAGATTAATGGCCCTTTCTTTTTTGGGGTCGCCGATAGGCTCAAAGGAGTGCTGGATGTGATTGAGGAGACGCCCAAGGTTTTTATCCTGCGGATGCGCCGTGTGCCCGTGATTGACGCAACAGGAATGCACGCTCTTTGGGAGTTTCAAGAGAGCTGTGAAAAGCGCGGGACGATCCTTCTTCTCTCAGGCGTGAGCGATAGGCTCTATGGGGCACTCAATCGCTTTGGCTTTATTGAGGCGCTGGGTGAAGAACGAGTCTTTGACCATATCGACAAGGCGCTAGCCTATGCGAAGCTTCTAGTAGAGACGGCGGAGGAGCGAGGGAGAGAATCCTAGGGCAAATTTTATATTGAATTTTAAAGTGAAGAAAGGAAGCCTGTGAAGAAGCTGGAGATAAAATCTAAAAATATAGAAAAAGGAAAAGAAGGTGAGGAAAGTTTTAAAGAATGGCTTGAATCTTGCAAGTTAAGTTACCTGTATGTTAATCAAAACAAAGAGACTTTTGCATCAATGTTTGGTCGCGGAGAAGATCAGGCGGTAAAAAGACCAGACTTTTTAGTTCTTTTTGAGGGGACTGGGTTGATTGCGGTTGATGTGAAAAATTATTCTGATTTTGATCACAATAACAAAAAAGGTTATTTAATTGATAACAACAGAGAGACCAAACTGGTTTTGTGTTTTGAAAGGCTTTTTCGAATACCAGTTTGGTATGTATATTTGGATAATAAAAATGACAGTCAAACATGGTTATGGATAAGTGCACTAAAGGTTATAGAAGCAGGAGAGCCCATCAAGAAGAAAGGCATAGAAGATAAGTCATTTATAAGCGAGAGCTGCTTTTCAAAAGTTTCAAAAGGCGATGATCTCGGTAAGTTATGGACTGAAAGATTTAGCGCTTATAGGGCAATAAAAGATGCAGAATATTGATTTTTTTTGAAGCAGCAAAGCTTGGCTTTTTGTCAAATTTCTAGTAGAGACGGCGGAGGAGCGAGGGAGAGAATCCTAGGGTAAAGAGGAGCATGATGAGGCGATTTTGGAGCGCTTGGCGGAGGATTCCGCGCTCCTCGTAGCGCCTAGGGCTAGTCAAAACTCTCTCCTTGAGAATCGCGATTTTTCCTCTAGCTCTTAGTTTTTGCACCAAAAGCACATCCTCTAAAAATCCTTCCAAAGGGAATCCCCCGACACTCCAAAAATCTTCTTGGCGCACAAAAAGTCCCTGATCTCCATAGGGGATGCCAGAAAAACGGGTGCGAAGGTTGGCCAGGGAGGCTAGAATCGCCAAAGTAAGCCTTGGCGAATCAAATCCCAAGGAGAAGCTGCCCGCGATATAGCCCCTCTGAAGGGTCTCTTGGATGAGATGGGGAGTGGCTTTAGGAAGAAGGGTGTCGGCGTGGAGAAAGAGGAGAAACTCTCCTTGGGCTATCCTAGCACCCGCATTCATCTGGGAGGCGCGACCCTGGGGGGCGCTTAGGGTTTTGAGGGGAAGCGTGGAATCAAGCAAGGGCAGAGTGGCCTCTCTGGGGGAATCGACAAGGATGATCTCTAGCCTATCTCCGACCCAAGGGGCGTAGGCTCGGAGATGATCGTTGATGGAGGCCGATTCTTGATGGGTAGGAATGATGAGCGAAATCATAGTGAGCGTATGATAGACTCACTTTCCTTTTAAAAGAGCACACCAAAGGAGCGGGATGAGAGAAGAATCGATAGGGCGGATCGCCAAAGATTTCCTAGGGCATGAAGGCTTCCAACTCACGGAGTGGGGCGGGGGAAATCTCAACTACCTCTATAGGGTGGATAGCACCAAGGAGAGCTATATCCTTAAATACGCTCCCCCCTATATTCGATGCTTAGGAGAGGGCTACCCGCTCTCTAGTGAGCGCCTTAGATATGAAATTTTGGGGCTTAAGGCGGCTAATGAGACGATTCCAGAGTTTGCACCCAAGCTTTTTTATGTGGCCAAAGAGGGGGTTGTGATGGAGTATCTGGAGGGATTTAAGCTTTTGCGACAAGCCTTCATCCAAGGAGAGAAGATTCCCCATTTAGCGGAGCATTTAGCGGAGATGCTAGCGCGATTTTTGGTGAAAAACTCCTTTTGGGCGCTTAATGAAGGAGAGCGAAAGAAGCTTTTAGAACAAAGTGAAAATTCCCTCATGAGGCGCTTGAGCGAGGATTATATCTTCACCTTTCCTTTCATGGAGCACCCCACCAACCAAAAAAACCCCACCAGCGCCCCAAGCGTGCGTGAAATCCATCAAGATAAGGAGTGGCTAGGCGCGATTCTTTGGCTGAAGAGTCGTTTTAGCACAGCCAAAGAGGGGCTTTTGCATGGAGATTTGCACACAGGCTCGCTGATGATTAAGGGGGAGCAGATCAAAATGATCGATTTTGAGTTCTCTTTTGTCGGGCCTTTGAGCTTTGATTTGGGGGCGATTCTGGCCAATTGGCTTATTGCCTACAGGACGCACAAGGAGAGAGGCGAGGTTGGGGGCTATAGTCAATGGCTAAGAGAAGAGATGGAGGAGTTTATCGAGCGCTTCAAGGAGCAATTTGAATTTTGGGCGGGCGAGCATGGAGCGCCACAAATAGGCATCAAAGGCTATCTAGAGGCATTGCTTATAGAGGCATGGGGTATGGCAGGAGTGAAGATTGCAAGAAGAATCTTAGGGGCCGCAGGAGTAGAGGATATCACCTCTTTGGAATCTCCGCTCAAAGAGGAGGTGGAGCGGCGGCTTTTGGTGCTCTCTAGGGAGATGACTCTTCGGGCAGCTTTGGGTATAATCCCCATACAAAAGGGTGGGCGCGAGGCCTACTCGTGGCTATTTTAATCCAAGGAGCCAAGAGAGATGGTGGTCAATCGAGGAAAGATAGAGAGTATGCTCATCCCCAAAATCCAAGAGGAGTTTTTGAAGGGGTTTGAGGCATTGCATGAGCTGGGAGCCTGCGTGGCCATGTTTGGTGGGGCACGCTTTGGCGAAGGAAGCCCCTACTATGAGCAAGCCAGAGAGATGGGACGAAGATTTGCCCAGATGGGCTATGGTGTGATCACGGGCGGGGGTCCGGGAATCATGGAAGCGGCCAATCGAGGAGCCAAAGAGGCGGGAGGTGTTTCGGTGGGGCTCAATATCAAGCTTCCCCACGAGCAGCACCCCAATCCCTATATCGATGTGAGCCTAGAGTTTAACTACTTTTTTGTGCGCAAATTGATGTTCGTGAAATATTCCCATGCTTTTCTTATCTTTCCTGGGGGCTTTGGGACGCTAGATGAGATGTTTGAGGTGCTCACTTTGGTGCAGACGGGCAAAAGCACTCCCCTTCCTCTTGTCCTCTATGGGAGTGATTACTGGCGAGGATTGGAGAGCTGGCTCAAAGAGACGCTTCTTGCCCAAGGGGCAATCGCTCCAAACGATTGCGACTTTTGGGCGATGGTCGATTCGATGGAAGAGGTGTGTGAAGTCTTTAAGCGTTTTGATCTCTTTCCAAAGACGGATGAGATCAAGCAGATTTGTGGCTGTCTAGACCTTTAAAATCGCTTGGCCCGATCGCCCAGTCCATAGCCGACATTGGTGATCATGGTGATGGAATCTTCGGGCAGCTTTTTGCGTAGCCTCTTGATGAGGGCGCGGATGTTGTTAAGATTCGATTCTTTCCCTTCCCAGACATACTCCTCCAACTCTTCATAGCTGACGATTCGCTTCAAATCTCTAGCAAAGAGCTTCAAAAAAGCCACCTCTTTAGGGGTAAGAGGAATCTCCTCCTGCTCTTTAAAGAGGCGTGAACAATCAAAGTAGAATCGATGCGATTCTCCAAAGTCGATTCCTTGACTCTGCACGAGACAGAATCGTTTCACTTTTTGGACGAGCTCATAGATATAAAAGGGCTTTTTGAGATAGTCATCACACCCCAAGCGATAGGCGCTTTGAATCTTCTCTAGGTCGTGATTGGCGCTGATGATGAGCGTGGGGATTTGGCGATGATGGAGGCGGATGCACTCAAGAACGCTAAGGCCATCCAGTGAGGGGACATTGATATCTAGGATAAAGCAGTCATAACCCTGATGAAGCACCTCTAGGCATGCCTCGCCATCGCTGTAGAGATCCACTTTATAGCCCTCATCGCGCAGGGCTTCAGCCATGAGATTGCTCAGCCGTTCGTTGTCTTCAAGAATGAGTATTTTCATCATGCAGTTCTATCCTGAAACAGGCTCCTTCCTCAGTGTTAGAGACATTGATCTTGCCTCCCATTTTATCCTCAATGATCACTTTGGCCATATAGAGGCCAATTCCATGA comes from Wolinella succinogenes DSM 1740 and encodes:
- a CDS encoding response regulator transcription factor, coding for MMKILILEDNERLSNLMAEALRDEGYKVDLYSDGEACLEVLHQGYDCFILDINVPSLDGLSVLECIRLHHRQIPTLIISANHDLEKIQSAYRLGCDDYLKKPFYIYELVQKVKRFCLVQSQGIDFGESHRFYFDCSRLFKEQEEIPLTPKEVAFLKLFARDLKRIVSYEELEEYVWEGKESNLNNIRALIKRLRKKLPEDSITMITNVGYGLGDRAKRF